From a single Oligoflexus sp. genomic region:
- a CDS encoding adenylate/guanylate cyclase domain-containing protein has product MLHHVRNLWGRWVLMSLSLWVGGSLYAATGDGLFDLNLWDRSRQLNLDGQWLYMPGRFVEPQDFEDILDHDNQDIKVLKAGASIQDEAHASRFGTYILRLSHPQKLEEMAIFHGLYYSSAKSQVFCRNLPQRSLTLNLGQVGASANSSTPKLSTFAVQNLQELSSVMPCSELVIMLQVSSFHHSWAGMWLPPRLGLRAEFQDFIQQQDRSYAFILGILLFVSFYAGSFALRRRQERSALYVSLGAMLLGLRIACLFRAAQSAEGSSPWVWQIENLFIYGAGYLVPYLSLKSLKYFLPGTHLSQKAERLLDGLAVTIIMIQLLTPVRFWTEYAGAFLLFGVACVLIVFHYLIQALRRHTPKVWPHVLGVIFAFSGMVLEMLVVYRVIDYLPLNISGYGSAIWISLQLQLSAQRFADALEKSEYLSRHLQDEVQKQTEKLRELNRYIAENVLRRFLPPTVVADIVAGKRTLDEKARTLEITVLFADLCNFTRLSAQEGPERTAHVLNGFLVQMTETVFAYNGTIDKFLGDGVLVLFGAPEVMDLHAQAEAAWRCATEMQEALQRLNKTWQAEGWPAVEMRIGIHCGSAFVGSFGGPMRSDYTAIGDTVNLASRIQSVAEPNQILMSEEMARHLPQRAKTRNGSYQLKGIRDAQVLYQLRPWTENTAISQKKSS; this is encoded by the coding sequence ATGCTGCATCATGTCCGCAATCTTTGGGGACGCTGGGTACTCATGAGCCTAAGCTTATGGGTCGGCGGCTCCCTTTACGCCGCGACCGGAGATGGGCTCTTCGATCTGAACCTTTGGGATCGCAGTCGGCAACTGAACCTCGACGGCCAATGGCTTTATATGCCTGGGCGTTTTGTGGAACCCCAGGATTTCGAAGACATCCTTGACCATGATAATCAGGATATCAAAGTGCTGAAGGCGGGCGCTTCGATTCAGGACGAAGCCCACGCCTCGCGTTTCGGAACCTATATCCTGCGCCTGAGTCATCCGCAAAAACTGGAAGAAATGGCCATTTTTCACGGGCTTTATTATAGCAGCGCCAAAAGCCAGGTCTTTTGCAGGAACCTGCCTCAAAGGTCCCTTACGTTGAACCTCGGGCAGGTTGGTGCAAGTGCGAACAGCAGCACGCCGAAGCTTTCCACCTTCGCCGTGCAGAATCTTCAGGAACTCAGCAGCGTCATGCCCTGCTCGGAACTCGTGATCATGCTGCAGGTCAGCAGCTTTCATCACAGCTGGGCGGGCATGTGGCTGCCGCCGCGCCTTGGGCTTCGTGCAGAATTTCAGGATTTCATTCAGCAGCAGGATCGGTCTTATGCCTTTATTTTAGGCATACTCCTCTTTGTCTCCTTTTATGCGGGCAGCTTTGCCCTACGCCGTCGTCAGGAACGCAGCGCACTCTATGTTAGCCTGGGAGCCATGCTCTTGGGGCTGCGCATTGCCTGCCTCTTTCGCGCCGCGCAAAGCGCTGAGGGTTCATCACCCTGGGTCTGGCAGATCGAAAATCTTTTCATCTATGGCGCGGGCTACCTTGTTCCCTATCTCTCGCTCAAGAGCCTTAAATATTTTCTGCCGGGAACCCATCTCTCTCAGAAGGCGGAGCGTCTGCTGGATGGACTGGCCGTGACCATCATCATGATTCAGCTGCTGACTCCGGTGCGCTTTTGGACTGAGTATGCCGGTGCTTTTCTGCTCTTCGGTGTGGCATGCGTCCTCATCGTCTTTCATTACTTGATTCAGGCTCTGCGCCGCCATACACCTAAAGTATGGCCGCATGTTTTGGGTGTGATCTTCGCGTTCAGCGGTATGGTGCTCGAAATGCTGGTCGTCTATCGCGTGATTGATTATCTGCCGCTCAATATTTCAGGCTACGGAAGCGCGATCTGGATTTCCCTGCAGCTGCAGCTCAGTGCGCAACGCTTCGCCGATGCGCTGGAAAAGTCGGAGTATCTGTCGCGGCATCTGCAGGATGAGGTGCAAAAGCAAACCGAGAAGCTGCGCGAATTGAATCGCTATATCGCGGAGAACGTGCTGCGGCGATTTTTACCGCCGACAGTGGTCGCGGATATCGTTGCAGGTAAACGTACCCTGGATGAAAAGGCACGTACGCTGGAGATCACCGTGCTGTTTGCGGATCTCTGCAATTTCACGCGACTCTCCGCTCAGGAAGGGCCGGAACGCACGGCGCATGTTCTGAACGGCTTTCTGGTGCAGATGACGGAAACGGTTTTCGCCTATAACGGGACCATTGATAAATTCCTGGGCGACGGTGTGCTGGTCCTGTTCGGAGCCCCAGAGGTGATGGACCTTCACGCTCAGGCAGAGGCTGCATGGAGGTGTGCAACAGAGATGCAGGAAGCCTTGCAGCGGCTCAATAAAACCTGGCAGGCGGAAGGATGGCCGGCTGTTGAGATGCGCATCGGAATACACTGCGGCTCAGCTTTTGTCGGCAGCTTTGGTGGCCCCATGCGGAGTGATTATACTGCCATCGGTGATACGGTAAACCTTGCATCCCGGATTCAATCTGTAGCGGAGCCGAATCAAATTCTCATGAGTGAAGAGATGGCGCGTCACCTGCCTCAGAGAGCGAAAACCCGCAACGGAAGCTATCAATTGAAGGGTATTCGCGATGCGCAGGTGCTCTATCAACTGCGCCCCTGGACAGAAAACACAGCTATTTCCCAGAAAAAAAGCAGCTGA
- a CDS encoding 7TM diverse intracellular signaling domain-containing protein, with product MSLRLVPILIAIFAMSAVSRASVMVLDPEAERQPIEFMDVFAPQSGTDGEVLKRLAHEPSREVRHGQMLGPAFAEIWLRFTLQNPSNRDLERVVSLPNNYAAKRFEFYSFRDGVLQEHHSYYQDREIPGDTMRGRSSYVILNIPSSGSTVVLVKVDTGYEQLNQSFQVSTRHEFMNWEVMSTFFVGLFLGILFLTVLANLMQAAAYRDRTFLWYSAYCASLMISSLSFYGIWVRMFELWEVQRYLSYIGGVMTLVTGVCFMRLLLDTKVLAPRLDYVFQFIAWLAVVTFALRLFPETANYGFAIQSINSIAFMLASIAAGVNAMLRGKELAWLYTSSFLFIALSVIYVRLSHINLVPVSPSAFYAPAVGHIMQVILISYVMFIRSRRAYVESLRSQRNHSMNERLNLLLKIISHDIANPLQAISLYCNMAMHKVKSEKLPEMELQKAQEAINTQTRIIRHAKEAVRQMQLGQKLQIQPVQVSQIIGEILQIFQPLCQDRRIRLEVVNELKEDLVIHTDATILVHNIIGNILSNSIKFTPQEGLIRILVRCINRRLIFELVDNGPGISKEKRVEIFTLNVEKGFNEQLTGAGSFGLNILQMCSELLNGQLDIGPSSVSDAGQELGLRITVSLPLHHAL from the coding sequence ATGAGCTTACGACTGGTTCCGATCTTGATTGCCATCTTTGCCATGAGCGCAGTGTCCCGTGCATCGGTCATGGTTTTAGACCCTGAAGCGGAGCGGCAGCCGATTGAGTTCATGGATGTCTTTGCTCCGCAAAGTGGAACCGATGGCGAGGTGCTGAAACGCCTCGCCCACGAGCCTTCGCGCGAGGTTCGCCACGGTCAGATGCTCGGCCCGGCGTTCGCGGAGATCTGGCTCCGTTTTACTCTGCAGAATCCCAGCAACCGTGACCTGGAACGAGTCGTGTCGCTTCCCAACAACTATGCCGCGAAAAGATTTGAATTCTATAGTTTCCGTGATGGAGTGCTGCAGGAACACCACAGCTATTACCAGGATCGCGAGATACCGGGTGACACCATGCGCGGCCGCAGCAGCTATGTGATCCTGAACATTCCTTCAAGCGGCAGCACGGTCGTCCTGGTTAAAGTCGATACGGGCTATGAACAACTGAATCAGAGCTTTCAGGTGAGCACGCGGCATGAGTTCATGAACTGGGAGGTTATGAGTACCTTCTTTGTTGGGCTCTTCCTGGGCATTCTCTTTTTGACCGTTCTCGCCAACCTCATGCAGGCTGCGGCATACCGCGATCGAACCTTCCTCTGGTATTCGGCGTACTGCGCTAGTCTGATGATCAGCTCCCTATCCTTTTATGGGATCTGGGTGCGCATGTTCGAGCTTTGGGAAGTGCAGCGCTATCTCTCCTATATCGGAGGCGTGATGACCCTGGTTACGGGTGTCTGCTTCATGCGCCTTCTGCTCGATACCAAAGTGCTGGCCCCGCGACTCGATTACGTTTTTCAGTTCATCGCGTGGCTGGCGGTCGTGACTTTCGCGCTGCGTCTCTTTCCGGAAACAGCGAATTACGGCTTCGCGATACAGAGCATCAACTCGATCGCGTTCATGCTGGCGTCGATCGCCGCCGGCGTGAATGCCATGCTCCGTGGCAAGGAATTGGCTTGGCTCTATACGAGTTCCTTCCTCTTCATCGCTCTCAGCGTGATCTATGTGCGCCTCTCGCACATCAACCTCGTGCCTGTCAGTCCTTCCGCCTTCTATGCGCCGGCCGTTGGCCACATCATGCAGGTGATCCTGATCAGCTATGTGATGTTCATTCGCTCACGACGGGCCTATGTGGAATCCCTGCGAAGCCAGCGGAATCACAGTATGAACGAACGGCTCAACCTGCTTTTGAAAATCATTTCGCATGATATCGCCAATCCCCTCCAGGCTATTTCCCTTTACTGCAACATGGCCATGCATAAGGTGAAGTCGGAGAAGCTGCCCGAGATGGAATTGCAGAAGGCTCAGGAAGCGATCAATACCCAGACGCGCATCATCCGACACGCCAAGGAAGCGGTTAGACAGATGCAGCTCGGGCAGAAGCTCCAGATTCAGCCGGTGCAGGTGTCCCAGATCATCGGCGAGATCCTGCAAATCTTTCAGCCGCTTTGCCAGGATAGGCGCATTCGGCTCGAGGTCGTCAATGAACTGAAAGAAGACCTTGTTATTCACACCGACGCGACCATCCTCGTTCATAACATCATCGGCAACATCCTCTCCAATTCGATCAAATTCACCCCTCAGGAGGGCCTGATTCGCATTCTGGTACGCTGCATCAATCGGCGACTGATATTCGAACTGGTGGACAATGGGCCCGGTATTTCCAAAGAAAAAAGAGTCGAGATTTTTACGCTGAATGTGGAGAAGGGGTTCAACGAGCAGCTGACGGGGGCGGGGAGCTTTGGACTCAACATTCTACAGATGTGTTCCGAACTGCTGAATGGGCAGCTCGACATAGGGCCCAGTTCTGTCTCGGATGCGGGACAGGAACTGGGTCTTAGAATCACCGTTTCTTTGCCGCTACATCACGCCCTTTAG